Sequence from the Clostridium botulinum genome:
TAAAGAAAGATTAAGACTTGAAACTTCGGATGAAAAGGATTTATCATCAAGACTTATGGATATAATTTGTCCTATAGGTAAGGGGCAAAGAGGAATTATAGTAGCTCCGCCGAAAGCAGGAAAAACAACTTTATTAAAAAAAGTAGCTCAAAATATATCTACAAATTATCCTGATATAAAGCTAATAGTTCTTCTTATCGATGAAAGACCGGAAGAAGTTACAGATATGAAGAGATCTATAAAAGGAGAGGTAATATATTCAACATTTGATGAAGAACCTCAAAATCATGCTAAGGTATCAAGAATAGTGTTGGAAAGAGCTAAAAGAATGGTTGAGCAAGGTAAAGATGTTGTGATTCTTATGGACAGTATAACTAGGTTATCAAGAGCGTACAACCTAACAATAACACCAACAGGAAGAACTTTATCAGGGGGATTAGATCCAGGTGCATTGATAATGCCTAAAAAGTTCTTTGGAGCTGCAAGAAATATTGAAGAGGGTGGAAGTTTAACTATTTTAGCAACAGCTCTTGTAGATACAGGATCTAGAATGGATGATATGATATTTGAGGAATTTAAAGGAACAGGAAATATGGAAGTTCATCTTGATAGAAAATTACAAGAAAGAAGGATATTCCCAGCTATTGATATTTATAAATCAGGAACTAGAAAAGAAGACTTAATATTCTCTAAAGAAGAAAAAGATGTAGCGTATACAATAAGAAAAGTTATGTATAGAGACGGAAATATAGAGGATGTGACAGAAAATCTTATAGGTATGTTATCTAAAACTTCAGATAATAAAGAATTTATAAATGTATTTAAGAAAGTAGAATTTGAAAAAAGAAAGCAAAATAATAAATAGAAAAGTGATGTTTTAAGTTGAACAAAAATAAGTAGAGACTTTAAGTTTCTACTTATTTTTATTTATTAAATTTTCAGCTATATTTACAATTTCATCCACACTATAGTTAGATGCTTGAACTACCAATTTATCTTTTAAATTTTTTAATTCCATAGGGTTATTAATTAAGTATTCCACAGTATTATTTATTTTATTTAGATCCTTTATATAAATTGAATAACCAGATTTAACTAAAAATTCGGTATTTTCCATTTCTTGTCCTGGAATAGCAAAAGGAACTATTAAAGGAATATTTTTAACGATAGATTCAGTTACGGTTAATCCACCCGGTTTTGAAATTATTATATCACAATAATCCATTAATACAGGAATATCCTTAGTGAATCCTAATATATGTAATTTCTTATTATCATAAGAATTATTACTACAATAATTGTTCAGTGAGTTTTCTAATTTTTTATTTTTCCCGCAAACTACAGTTATTCTTAGTTTATGAGGACTTTTTAATAATTCTTTTAAAACTAGTGAAATTGTATTTAGTCCAAGACTTCCACTCATCAATAATAAACTAAAATAATCATCGTTTAAATTTTTAAGAGAATTATTTTTAGTGTAAAAAATTTTCTTTATAGGAATGCCTATAGGATAAATTTTATCTTTCTTTATTCCCTTATCTATTAAAGATTGCTTTGTATACTCACTTCCAGTAATATAAGCGTCTACATATTGATTTATATAAGTATAATGCGCTTTAAAATCTGTAACTATCATTATGTAAGGAATAGTTAAGCCGTGTTTTTTTAACGAGGTTACTATATTAACGGATAATGAATGAGTAGCAATTATTATATCGGGTTTAGTTTCGTTTATTAGTTTATATAACTTTTTTTTAGTAAAGAAAAAAACTAATTTTAATAAAGTATTAGTAAATTTATTGTTAGTTAAGCTATAAAATAAGCCATAGAGACTAGGAAATCTAGAGGCTAGAATTTCATATCCTGTGACTATTAAATCGCTTAAAAATTTGCTACTTTTATATAAAAAATCATATTTTATAGTTTTGTATCCAGAGTTCTCAAATGAAGCAGATATTGAATCTGCTGCTTGGTTATGACCTTGCCCTGTAGAAGTTGTTAAAATTAAAACTTTTTTCATTAAATTCCACTCATTTCTACTAAATTACATACAAGTAGTTTATCACAATTTTTA
This genomic interval carries:
- the rho gene encoding transcription termination factor Rho — protein: MTKQVYEGMTLVELKDIAKKLEIKNISKYKKKELIDEILKSSPNTVEKEGVILREKISSKVRNDNNSVISSTTTNNNRTNFNNNTVNNSGFNNNTVNNSGFNNNNSNFNNNSSNNNSFNNSNRSFNNSNNLSNSVNNNNSDNKIDAKNNEENPALKQEKLNNMISESNSAKGILEILENNNFGFLRCKNYLTSSEDIYVSPSQIRRFNLRTGDEVQGKVREAKEGEKFKALLFVEQVNGEHPEKAIGRKYFETLTPIYPKERLRLETSDEKDLSSRLMDIICPIGKGQRGIIVAPPKAGKTTLLKKVAQNISTNYPDIKLIVLLIDERPEEVTDMKRSIKGEVIYSTFDEEPQNHAKVSRIVLERAKRMVEQGKDVVILMDSITRLSRAYNLTITPTGRTLSGGLDPGALIMPKKFFGAARNIEEGGSLTILATALVDTGSRMDDMIFEEFKGTGNMEVHLDRKLQERRIFPAIDIYKSGTRKEDLIFSKEEKDVAYTIRKVMYRDGNIEDVTENLIGMLSKTSDNKEFINVFKKVEFEKRKQNNK
- a CDS encoding MGDG synthase family glycosyltransferase, which codes for MKKVLILTTSTGQGHNQAADSISASFENSGYKTIKYDFLYKSSKFLSDLIVTGYEILASRFPSLYGLFYSLTNNKFTNTLLKLVFFFTKKKLYKLINETKPDIIIATHSLSVNIVTSLKKHGLTIPYIMIVTDFKAHYTYINQYVDAYITGSEYTKQSLIDKGIKKDKIYPIGIPIKKIFYTKNNSLKNLNDDYFSLLLMSGSLGLNTISLVLKELLKSPHKLRITVVCGKNKKLENSLNNYCSNNSYDNKKLHILGFTKDIPVLMDYCDIIISKPGGLTVTESIVKNIPLIVPFAIPGQEMENTEFLVKSGYSIYIKDLNKINNTVEYLINNPMELKNLKDKLVVQASNYSVDEIVNIAENLINKNK